Within Streptomyces sp. NBC_00704, the genomic segment AGTCCCCCGGCCCAGGCCTGCCGGGCCGGATGCCGCTCGGCGGCCGGGGGGTGACTGCTGTGCGTCTCGGTCATACCGGTGCCTCGATTCGTCGTCGTCGTTCGCGGCCCGCCCGCAGGCCGGTCACGGGCCCGTCGCGGGCCGGTCGCACACCGATCGCGGGCCGGTCGCGGACGGCGGGGCGGACCGCTCGGCGGCCTCGGGCCCGGGGCCGGTGGCCGGTCGACCGGGCCCGCTCGGAGCCCCGCTCGCGGTGGGCCGCCCGCCCGCGGTGAACGGTCCGCCCGCCGTGGACGGCCGGCCGGTCGAGCGGCCGGTTCAGCGGCGGGAACCGCTCAGGACCATCTGCTTCGCCTTGGCGAACTCCTCGTCCGTGATGTCGCCGCGGGCGCGGATCTCGGAGAGCCGGGCGAGTTCGTCGACGCCGCTGGAGGAGCCGCCGGAGGAGCCGTCGGAGCCCTTGGCCGTCTCACGGATGTAGCTGTCGAAGGCCTTCTGCTGCTCTCGCGCCTGCGAGGCCTCCCTGCGCCCCATGTCCTTGCCGCGCGCGATCACGTAGACGAACACGCCGAGGAAGGGCAGGAAGACACAGAAGGCCAGCCAGCCGGCCTTGGCCCAGCCGCTGAGGTGGTCGTCGCGCAGGACGTCGACGACGACCCGGAACAGCAGGACGAACCACATGATCCACAGGAAGAACACCAGCATGGTCCAGAAGGCGCTCAGCAGTGGATAGTCGTACGCGAGGTAGGTGTCCCCACTCATCTCTTTCCTCCGTTCCGGGCTCTCGCCCGACAACCCGGCATGGCGTCGCATGCCGGTCCCAGCCTGCGCCGGACGCGGCCCGCCGGCCTCACCCGGAAGGGGTGAGCCGGGGACGGATGACCCCGGGAAGGGTGAGTCGGGGAGGGGTACCGCGGGAGGGCGTGAGGCCTTGAGCGGCCGGCCCGAGGGGTGACGGCCCCGACCGCTCCCGCGCGGCGAGTGGACGTCGACGTGCACATCGGCGCGCGCATCAGACGGTCCCTTCGCGGTCCCCGCCGTCCGGGCCCCGGTCCGGAGCCGCGTCCCGGCCTCGCTCCCCGTCCCGTACGGCGGTGCCGGCCCTGCGCAGCGCCGCCCGCCAGGCGAACGCGACGGCCGCCTCGACCAGGGCGAGCAGGACCAGCCACAGGCCCAGCAGCCGGGTCAGCGCCCGGGCCGACTCGGTGGGCAGGGCGAGCACCACGACCCCCGCGACGACGGCCAGCGCCGCCGCGCCGATCACGACGCCCCGATGGGGCATGTCCCTGGTGGACAGCGCCGTGAAGAGCGTGACGATGCCGGACACCAGCCACAGGACGCCGACGATCAGCGACAGCGCGGCGATCGTCTGGAGCGGGTTGCGCAGGCACAGCACCCCGGCCACCACGTACAGCACCGACAGCAGCAGGCCGGTCACTCGACTGCCGCCGTCCTCCCCCGCGAAGGACGCCACGAACCGGAACAGCCCGGTCGCCAGCAGGTACAGGCCGATGAGGACCGCGAGGACGTGCAGGGTCTCGTCCGGCCAGACCAGGATCAGGACGCCCGGCACGAACGTGACGACGGCCGAGCCGAGGATCCAGGTCCAGGAGCGCCCGAGCACGGCCAGGGTGGCGGCCGGATCGCCGCCGGCCGTCCCGGGACGGGGGTGCGGGCCGCCCGGCGGCCGGGGGTCCGGTCCGGGGTGCGGTGCGGGCGGCGGTGCGGAACCGGGCGACACACTCATGACTCCTCCTCGTGTCCTCGCGGCGGGCGAAGCGTCCTGGCGGCGGACCCGGAACTCACTCCGGCAGCTGGCGCATCTCCATGACCCGCAGGCCCAGGGACTGGCAGCGCGCCAGCAGTCCGTACAGATGGGCCTCGTCGACGACCTGTCCGAACAGCACGGTCTGGCCGGACATGACGACATGGTCCAGCTCGGGGAAGGCCTCGGTCAGCGCCTCCGAAAGCTGTCCTTCGACGCGGATCTCGTAGCGCATGAGCTGCTCCCGGGACGGCCTGGGACAGGCGGACTGCGCCCTTGCTCCCCGATCCTCCGTCCCCCGCCGGCCCGCGGCCTCACCCGTTGGAGGTGAGAGCCGTTTGAGGTGAGAGCCGCCGAGGTGAGAGCCGCCGGAGGTCAGTGCGTGACCACGAGCTTGAAGACGATGATCAGCAGGCCGAGCACGAGGTTCACCGACGCGGTGACCGCGACCAGCCGCCAGGGTGCGCCGGCGCGGCGGGCCGCCGCCGTCGACCAGCCCACCTGGCCCGCGACGGCGACCGCGAGCGCGAACCAGAGGGTGCCGGTCAGATCGAGGCCCAGCAGCGGGCTGACGGCCACGGCGAGGGCCGGCGGGACGGCGGCCTTGACGATCGGCCACTCCTCGCGGCACACCTGCACGACGATCCGCCGGTCCAGCCGCCGCTGCACCAGCCGCGCCCCGAACAGGTGGGCGTGGACATGCCCGATCCAGAACACGAGACCGGTGAGCAACAGCAGCAGCACCAGCTCCAGCCGTGGCACCGACCCCAGGGTGCCCGCGCCGACCACCACGGAGGCCGCGAGCATGGACCCGTAGACGCCGCCGGTGTAGTCGGCGGCGGCCCGGCGCTCGTCCGCTCGGGCCCGGCGCCGGTCGGATCGTGCTCGGCGCTCGTCGGCTCGTGCCGGGCTTCGCGTGTGGGGTTCGGCTCCTGGCACGCCTGGGCTCCCTCTGCGGTTCGGACGGTCCGGGCCGGTCTCCTCGCCGCCGTTCACAGCAGTCCCTGTTCGCGGGCGCGGCGGACCGCCTCGTTGCGGCGGCCTGCCGAGAGCTTGCGGTAGGCGCTCTTGAGGTGGGTCTTGACGGTGTTCACGGAGAGGTACAGATCGGCGGCGATCTCCTGCGTCGACATGGTCAGGGCCAGCCTGCGCAGCACGTCGAGCTCCCGCCCGGTCAGCTCCTCGACGAGCGGGGGCGGGGGGCCGTCGGACGGCCTGACGCCGCGCCCGTGCGCGTCGGCCGTCCCGCCGCGCGAGGTGGACGTGCCGAGAAACGGACGGATCCACGGTCCGGCCTCGGTGAAAGGGCGCCGCAGACCGTCGTGCCGGGCCTCGCGCAGCGCCAGGGCGACGAGTCGGCTCGCCGCGGCCCGGTCGCCCGCCGCGTCGGCGGCCTGGGCCCGCACGAGAAGGGCCCGGACGGTCACGGCGGGCCCACCGCGGTCGCCGGGGCTCATCCGGTCGAGCAGGTCGATCGCGGCCGGCGGCCGGCCGGCGGCGAGTTCGGCGCGGGCGGCGGCCACCGTGCAGGCGGGGGTCGCTCCGTGCAGCGCCCGCAGCACCTTGACGGCCGTCTCGGGCCGGCCGTCGGCGAGATGCGCGGCGGAGACGACGAGCGCCGTCTGGCCTTCCGCCCAGGGTGAGGCGACAGCGGCGGGCACGGTGCGCTCGGCTGTCGCGAGCGCGGCCCCGATGTCCCCGCGGGCCAGCTGGAGACGGGCGGTGGCGATGGCCCGGCCCGCCTCCATGACGGGGTCCAGCAGCGCGGGGTGCGGCTGCGCCGCCTCCGCGAGGAAGGCCTGCGCCCGGTCCAGGTCGTCACGCTCGACGGCGACGGCGGCCAGCACCAGCCGTCCCATGCCGGAACCGGACGCCTGGGGCAGGCCGTAGCGCTCCGTCTCGGTCAGCGCGGCGCGCGCCGTGCGCTCCGCCCCGGCGAGCCTGCCGTCCAGGTAGTCGATCAGCGCCAGCCGGCCGAGCGAGTCCTCGCGGGCGAGCGCCGTGGAGGCCCCGGGGACGGTCCCCGCCGCTCCCGTCAGGGCGGCGTGCGCGTCCTCGAACCGTCCGGCCCACAGGCGCGCGGAGCCCAGGTGGGCGAGCAGGAGGGCGAGGAGTTCGGGGTGGCGGTCGAGCAGGTGGGCCGGGACTTCGCCGCGCAGCGTCTCGGCTGCCGTCGCGGCCAGCTCCGCGCGGGCGGGCGCGCCGGTCAGCCGGGCCGCCAGCGCTTCCAGCAGCGCCCAGGTCAGCCGGGCCTGCGCCTGTGCGGGCTCGCCGCCGGGCGGGCCCCACCCGGTGACCGGGCCGGGCGCGCCCGCGAGCCGCTCTCCGAGCCCGGCGGCCGCGCCCGCCGTCGTCGCCGTCCCGGCGGACACGGCCGACAGGCCCTGTTCCGCGCGGCGCAGATGACCCAGACCGCGGTCGACCTCGTGCCGCCCCAGTTCGCGGGCCGCCCGCACCAGTTCGGCGGCGGGGCCCGCGGCCTCCGGCCCCATCCGGGAGAAGAGTTCGCCCAGCTCGTCCGTGCGCAGGCCGGCGAAGAGCCAGCCGATGGCGAGGTCGTCGACCAGCGCGTCCGCGGTGAACTGCCAGTCGCCCGCGGCGGCGCCGTGCCCCAGCGTCTCCGTGAGCGAGCCCGAGTCCCGCAGCCAGCGTGCGGCCCGCCGGTGGAGTTCGGTCTCCAGCCCCGGCGCACGCACCCGCAGATGCGCCCGGAGGATCTCGCCGAACAGCGGATGCAGGCGGTACCAGTCCTGTTCCAGGTGTTCGACGAAGGCGTTCGCGCGGCACAGACCGGCCAGGATGGGCTCGGCGTCGGTCCGGCCGGTGAGCGCGTTGACCAGGTCCGGGCGGAACCGGTCGAGGACGCTGACCCGCAGCAGCAGGTCCTGGGTGGGGGCGGGCTGCCGTCTGAGCACCTCCGCCAGCAGGAAGTCGGCGACCGAGGTGCGGTCGGCCTCGAACTCCTTGAGGTAGGTCTGCGGATCGGGGCTCTCGCGTGCGGCGAGGGCGCACAGCCGCAGGCCCGCTGCCCAGCCACGGGTGCGTTCCACGAGCCCCCGGGTGGCGGGTTCCGGGAGGCGCAGTCCGTGCAGTTCCAGCAGTGCGGCGGCCTCCTCGCAGGTGAAGGCGAGTTCCGCGCCCCGGATCTCCGTCAGGGCCCCGGCCGCCCGGTAGCGGTGCAGCGGCAGCAGCGGCTCGGTGCGGGTGACGAGCACGAGACGCAGCCCGTCGCCGGCGTGGTGCAGCACGAACTCCAGTTGTTCGGCGATCTCCGGGTCCGTCACCCGGTCGTACTCGTCGAGGACGACGACGACCGGCCGGTCCAGGGCGCTCAGCTCGGCGGCCAGCCGTGCGAGCAGCGTCGGGGGCGCCCGGCCCGCGTCGGCCGGGCAGCCGATCCCGGCGGGCAGGGGCATGCCGGACGTGCGCAGGGCCTCGAGCAGGTACGCCCAGAACACGCCCGGCTTCTGTCCCGCGGCGTCGGTGGTGAGCCAGGCGACGGGCGTCTCGCGCGCGGCGGCCCAGTCGGCCGCCAGCAGCGTCTTGCCGGCCCCCGCCGGGCCGTTGACCATGGTCAGCGGTGTCCGCAGGGCCCGGTCGAGATGGCTGACCAGCCGCTCGCGCCGAAGGAACGCCACCGGCCGGGCCGGCATCACGAACCGGGTGCGCAGAAACGGATCCCCCTGGGGATCCGCGTCCGGCGCCGAGTGTGCGGCGTCGCTCTCCTCGGGCTCGCTCATGGCGCTCACCGCCCCTGTCCTGAGCTGCTGGATGGCGCTGCGCTCCTCCCCCAATATCCCAGCCTTCGCCCGACGCCGCCCTGCGAGCGGGGAGCGGTGCGAGGGGACCCCGTTGCGGGCGGGACGCGGTGCGAGGGGGCCCGCTGCGGGCGGGGAGCGGTGCGAGGGAGTCCCGATGCGGGCGGGGCGCGGTGCGGACGGGTCCCGGCGCGGACCGGGCAGGCGCGGCGCGGGACGGACGGGTGCGGGCGCGGGACGGACGGGCGCGGGCCGGACGGGCGCGGGCGCGGCGCGATGCGGGCCGGACGGGCGCGGGCCGGTACGGGTGCAACTGGGGCGCGGTGCTGGCGGGGACGGGGACGGGCGACCGGCGGAATGCCGGCGGACGGGGTCCAGGACTGGTGGATTGGCCTTGGCGCGGGGCCGCGGCGACCCCCTAGCGTCGACGGCATGCGGATTCACATCGTCGACGCCTTCACCGACCGCCCGTTCGCCGGCAACCCGGCCGGGGTCCTGCTCCTGGACGCGGACGCCTTCCCGGACGACGCCAAGCTGCAGAACGTGGCCCTGGAGGTCAACCACGCCGAGACGGCGTTCGCCCACCCGCTTCCCGGGGGCGGCGGGGCCGACTGGGCGCTGCGCTGGTTCACGCCGGTCGCCGAGGTCGCCATGTGCGGCCACGCCACGCTCGCCGCGGCCCACGTCCTGCGCACGACCGGCGCGCACGAGGGACCGGTGCGCTTCGCGACCCGCAGCGGCGTCCTGGTCGCCACGCCCGCCGAGGACGGCTCGCTCACCCTGGACTTCCCGACCGCCCCGCTGACGCCGACGGAGATCCCGGCCGGCGTTTCCGACGCCCTCGGCGCCGAGCCGCTCGCCTGCTTCGACACCGGCCCGCAGGTGGGCGACCTGCTGATCGAGGTGGCCGACGAGAAGACCGTCCACGCGCTGCGGCCCCGGCACCGGGAGCTGGCCGCCTACTCGAGCCGCGGCGTCATCGCCACCGCCCGCGCCGAGGACCCGGCCCGGGGATACGACTTCGTCTCCCGGTGCTTCTTCCCCAACGTCGGCATCGACGAGGACCCGGTGACGGGCAGCGCCCACACCGCGCTCGCCCCGTTCTGGTCCGAGCGGCTCGGCCGCCCCGACCTCACCGGACTGCAGGCGTCGCCCCGCTCCGGCCGCGTCCGCACCGCGCTGCGCGGCGACCGCACGCTGCTGACCGGCCGCGCGGTCACCGTCATCGAGGGGGAACTGCTCGCCTGGTAACGCTCCGCGGGCGCAGGGGGCGGCTCACGCAGGTCGCAGGCGCAGGGGCGGCTCACGCCGTCGGGAGCCACCCCACCTTCCCCGCGAGCAGCGCGTACCCCACGAAGGCACCGATGTCGAGCAGGGAGTGCGCCACCACGAGCGGACCGACCCGTCCCCACCGCCGGTAGAGGAGGACGAAGACGACGCCCATCACCATGTTGCCGATGAAGCCGCCGATGCCCTGGTAGAGGTGGTACGAGCCGCGCAGCACCGCGCTGGCCACGAGCGCGGTGCCCGGCGTCCAGCCCAGCCCGCCGAGTCGGCGCAGCAGATACCCGACCACGATGACCTCTTCGAGGATCGCGTTCTGCAGCGCGGACATGATCAGCACCGGGTACTTCCACCAGACGTCCGGAAGGGCCTCCGGCACCACCGTGAGGTTGAAGCCGAGGCCGCGCGCGGCCAGGTAGAAGGCGATGCCGGTGCTGCCGATCACCGCCGCGATCACCGCCCCGCGGCCGAGGTCCGGCCGGGGCCGGGTGCGGTCGAAGCCGAGCGTGCGCAGCCCGCGTCCGCCGGGCTCGCGCAGCAGGAGGTGCGCGACGAGGGCGACGGGGACGAGCGCCGAGGCGATCCCGAAGAGCTGCCAGGCGAGATCCAGCCAGGGCCGGCCCGGCGCGGCGGAGGCGTTGAGCGTCGCCGCCTGATCCTTCAGGCCCCCCGGCTTGGTGACGGATCCGACGAAGCTGATCAGCGCGGACACACCGCTCGCGCCGAGCGAGAGCCCCAGGACGAGGAGCGTCTCGTCCCGGAGCATCCGTCGCGAGAGCGCGTCCCGCGGAAGGGAATCCGTCAACGTACCGCCTCCACCTGCACACTCGCCCCCCTCCCCGCGCCTGCCGTACGGCGGGAACCGCCGTGGTGGCCGACAGGGTGGGCGGCACCGTCCTGGGACGTCACAGCTTGCCCGATGAGCCCCGGACGATCGGCAGCGCCCCCGCCACCCCACCCACTCGCGCCCCCTCTCCCCCACCCGCCACACCGCGCCACTCCCGTGACGGCCCTCCGACGGGTGACGGGCGCGTCGCCCCCGACGGGCGCCCGGAGTCGGAACGGCAGGGGCCACCCGCCTCCCCCGCCGTTCCCTCGGTTCGCCGCTCCGCGGCGCTTCCGCCGTCGTTCCGCCGCCGCTCCGCCCCGGCCCGGCGCGGGTGCCCGAACTCCGCTGCCCGAAGGCGCCGCCCGATCCGCTGTCCCCGCCAGGACCTGACCAGGCCGGGCCGGGCCGGGCCAGGCCAGGCCAGGCCAGGTCGAGTCGGGTCGGGTCGGGTCGGGTCGGGCCAGGCCAGGCCAGGTCGGGTCGGGCCAGGCCAGGCCAGGTCGGGTCGGGTCGGGTCGGGCCAGGTCGGGTCGGGCCGGGCCGGGTCGGGTCGGGCCCCGCGGACGCAGCGGGATGTCAGCCGCGTCCGGGCACGAGCGGCCGCCCGTGGACGTCGCGCGGCGCAGGAAGCGTCAGCCGCGCCCGGCTGCCGACGGCCGTCCCTGGACGTGGCACGTCGTCGCGGCTGTGCGACGGCTCCCCCGGCTCACCCCAGGGCGGCGGGTTCCGGCGTGCCCACGGGCCAGGTGTGGACGGGCTCCCCGAGGTGCATCAGCTCCGCGTAGCGCCGGGTGGTCGCGGCCAGCGCCGCCTCGCGGGACAGGCCGGTCTCCAGCGCCCGGTGGAACGTGGCCACCTGCCAGGTCGCGCCGTTGACGCGCCGCCGGCAGCGCTCGTCGATGACCCCCAGGTACAGGTCGCGGTCGGCGGGCTCCACGCCCCACGCGTCCAGCCCCGCCTCAGCCAGCGGCAGCAGCTCGTCCCGGACGAGGCTCACCGCGTCCACCTCGACCAGGCCGCCGAGCCGGCCACGCCGGGGCCATTGCAGGCGCGCGTCGATCCCGTCGCGGCAGGCCGCCTCGAAGTTGGCGGCGGCCGTCTCGAACGGCAGCCGGGACCACACCGGCCGGGACTCCTCCGCGAGCGACCGCACGAGGCCGTAGTAGAAGGCCGCGTTGGCGATCACGTCCGTCACGGTCGGCCCGGCGGGCAGGACCCGGTTCTCCACCCGCAGGTGCGGAACGCCGTCGGCGATGCCGTAGACGGGCCGGTTCCAGCGGTACACCGTGCCGTTGTGCAGCACGAGTTCGGCGAGCGAGGGCACCCCGCCGGCGTCCAGGACCTCCAGCGGGTCCTCGTCGTCGCAGATCGGCAGCAGCGGCGGGAAGTAGCGCAGGTTCTCCTCGAACAGCTCGTGGGCCGAGCTGATCCACCGCTCCCCGAACCACGTCCGCGGCCGCACGCCCTGCGCCTGGAGTTCCGGCGGCCGGGTGTCGGTGGCCTGCTGGAACAGCGGGGGACGCGACTCCCGCCACAGCTCGTGACCGAACAGGAAGGGAGAGTTGGCGCCGACGGCGATCTGCGGCGCGGTCACCGCCTGCGCCGCGTTCCACACCGCGGGGAAGCGGGCGGGCGTGACCTGGAGGTGGAGCTGCACGGAGGTGCAGGCCGCCTCGGGCACGATCGACTTCGAGGTGCACGACAGCCGCTCGACCCCGTCGATCTCCAGGGCGAAGTCCTCGCCGCGCGCGGCGACGATCTGGTCGTTGAGGAGGGTGTAACGGTCGACGTCGGAAAGGTTGGTCGACACCAGGTCGTCCCGGTCGAGCGTCGGCAGAATACCGATCATCACGATTCCGGCGTCGACCTCGCCCGCCTTTCGGTGGGCATATGCCAGCGACGTGCTGATTTCCTCCGCGAGCCTGTCGAATACCCGGCCGCCCAATCGGTGTGGGGCTATGTTGACTTCCAGGTTGAACATGGCGAGTTCTGTTTGGAAATCCCGGCTCGCGATCCTCTCCAGTACCTCGCCGTTCAACATTTTCGGCTGACCGTCCGCGCCCGCCAGATTCAGTTCGATCTCAAGTCCCATGAGGTTCTTGGGGCGGTCGAAGCGCTTCTGGGCCAGCAGTCGCTCGAGCCCCGTCAGACACCGTCGGAGCTTGTCCCGGTAGTGCTGACGATCGGACAGGTCGAATGCGCCTGCCACGACCTTCTCGCCCATCGAAGCGTCCCTCCTCGTGCGGCGGCCGGCCGTCTGCGTCCGCCGGGTGTCCCTGACAGGAAGGATGATGCCCAGCCCGGCGCATCGATAACGTCCCCGGCCGCCCCCGGCACCCGCTACGCTGACCGAAATCCGTCCGCCGCGTTCCCATGGCACATTCCCCGGGCATGCGGCAGGAGGCGCTTTCACTCATCAAGGTCTCGTGAAAAACGCCGACGAGAATGGGCCGACCGCTACGCGCGCATAATGCGAGGTCACCACGGTATGGCCCCCGGTGAACCGGGACGATTTCCGCGTATCGGCGACCGGATGAACCCTTGCCGGATATCCGCGGATCGACTAGACGAAACACCGTCTGAACACATGTCGTATAAACTCCGCGGACAAGGCAGAGAAGGTTGGCGCCCACGGTCGAAGGAGCCTGTCGTCGAGGTGACGGCAGGCCGCTCGCGCACCCGAGCCCCCAGGCCGGGCCCCCGCCTCTCCGACCCCCCGAGAGCTAGCTGACAGCGCCGTCCGCCCCCGCCCTCGCGCCACCGTGCCTGTCGAATGAGAGGCGACCCACCATGCCTTTGCATGTCCCCCCGGCTCCCGCGCCCGCCCTGCGCTCCGTCCTCACGGCACTCGGTTCCCCCACCGCGGTCCGTGAGATTCGCACGCCCGCCCTGCGCACCGCCCGGCAGGAGGCCGTCCCGGACCATCCGCTGCCCCTGCACGTACTGGACGCGATCGGCGCGCAGGGCGTGGCCGAGACCCGGCTGGCCGGCTGGCGCTTCCTGATCCGCTGCGACGAGCGCGCCGTGGCCGCGGCCGAGACCCGGCTCACCCCGGACGGCTGGACGTTCTCGCACTTCTTCGAGGGCCCCTACATCGCCTCCACCGAACGCGCCCTGCGCCAGGCCGAGTCGGCGGCCCAGCCGTACCAGGCCCGGCTGCTCTCGGTGCCCGGGCTCTACATGCTGACCCTCTGGCTGCACGGCGACTGCGCCTCCGACGGCACCACGGGGCGCC encodes:
- a CDS encoding SHOCT domain-containing protein, producing MSGDTYLAYDYPLLSAFWTMLVFFLWIMWFVLLFRVVVDVLRDDHLSGWAKAGWLAFCVFLPFLGVFVYVIARGKDMGRREASQAREQQKAFDSYIRETAKGSDGSSGGSSSGVDELARLSEIRARGDITDEEFAKAKQMVLSGSRR
- a CDS encoding HdeD family acid-resistance protein translates to MSVSPGSAPPPAPHPGPDPRPPGGPHPRPGTAGGDPAATLAVLGRSWTWILGSAVVTFVPGVLILVWPDETLHVLAVLIGLYLLATGLFRFVASFAGEDGGSRVTGLLLSVLYVVAGVLCLRNPLQTIAALSLIVGVLWLVSGIVTLFTALSTRDMPHRGVVIGAAALAVVAGVVVLALPTESARALTRLLGLWLVLLALVEAAVAFAWRAALRRAGTAVRDGERGRDAAPDRGPDGGDREGTV
- a CDS encoding LuxR C-terminal-related transcriptional regulator, yielding MSEPEESDAAHSAPDADPQGDPFLRTRFVMPARPVAFLRRERLVSHLDRALRTPLTMVNGPAGAGKTLLAADWAAARETPVAWLTTDAAGQKPGVFWAYLLEALRTSGMPLPAGIGCPADAGRAPPTLLARLAAELSALDRPVVVVLDEYDRVTDPEIAEQLEFVLHHAGDGLRLVLVTRTEPLLPLHRYRAAGALTEIRGAELAFTCEEAAALLELHGLRLPEPATRGLVERTRGWAAGLRLCALAARESPDPQTYLKEFEADRTSVADFLLAEVLRRQPAPTQDLLLRVSVLDRFRPDLVNALTGRTDAEPILAGLCRANAFVEHLEQDWYRLHPLFGEILRAHLRVRAPGLETELHRRAARWLRDSGSLTETLGHGAAAGDWQFTADALVDDLAIGWLFAGLRTDELGELFSRMGPEAAGPAAELVRAARELGRHEVDRGLGHLRRAEQGLSAVSAGTATTAGAAAGLGERLAGAPGPVTGWGPPGGEPAQAQARLTWALLEALAARLTGAPARAELAATAAETLRGEVPAHLLDRHPELLALLLAHLGSARLWAGRFEDAHAALTGAAGTVPGASTALAREDSLGRLALIDYLDGRLAGAERTARAALTETERYGLPQASGSGMGRLVLAAVAVERDDLDRAQAFLAEAAQPHPALLDPVMEAGRAIATARLQLARGDIGAALATAERTVPAAVASPWAEGQTALVVSAAHLADGRPETAVKVLRALHGATPACTVAAARAELAAGRPPAAIDLLDRMSPGDRGGPAVTVRALLVRAQAADAAGDRAAASRLVALALREARHDGLRRPFTEAGPWIRPFLGTSTSRGGTADAHGRGVRPSDGPPPPLVEELTGRELDVLRRLALTMSTQEIAADLYLSVNTVKTHLKSAYRKLSAGRRNEAVRRAREQGLL
- a CDS encoding PhzF family phenazine biosynthesis protein → MRIHIVDAFTDRPFAGNPAGVLLLDADAFPDDAKLQNVALEVNHAETAFAHPLPGGGGADWALRWFTPVAEVAMCGHATLAAAHVLRTTGAHEGPVRFATRSGVLVATPAEDGSLTLDFPTAPLTPTEIPAGVSDALGAEPLACFDTGPQVGDLLIEVADEKTVHALRPRHRELAAYSSRGVIATARAEDPARGYDFVSRCFFPNVGIDEDPVTGSAHTALAPFWSERLGRPDLTGLQASPRSGRVRTALRGDRTLLTGRAVTVIEGELLAW
- a CDS encoding CPBP family intramembrane glutamic endopeptidase encodes the protein MLRDETLLVLGLSLGASGVSALISFVGSVTKPGGLKDQAATLNASAAPGRPWLDLAWQLFGIASALVPVALVAHLLLREPGGRGLRTLGFDRTRPRPDLGRGAVIAAVIGSTGIAFYLAARGLGFNLTVVPEALPDVWWKYPVLIMSALQNAILEEVIVVGYLLRRLGGLGWTPGTALVASAVLRGSYHLYQGIGGFIGNMVMGVVFVLLYRRWGRVGPLVVAHSLLDIGAFVGYALLAGKVGWLPTA
- a CDS encoding glutamate--cysteine ligase, which produces MGEKVVAGAFDLSDRQHYRDKLRRCLTGLERLLAQKRFDRPKNLMGLEIELNLAGADGQPKMLNGEVLERIASRDFQTELAMFNLEVNIAPHRLGGRVFDRLAEEISTSLAYAHRKAGEVDAGIVMIGILPTLDRDDLVSTNLSDVDRYTLLNDQIVAARGEDFALEIDGVERLSCTSKSIVPEAACTSVQLHLQVTPARFPAVWNAAQAVTAPQIAVGANSPFLFGHELWRESRPPLFQQATDTRPPELQAQGVRPRTWFGERWISSAHELFEENLRYFPPLLPICDDEDPLEVLDAGGVPSLAELVLHNGTVYRWNRPVYGIADGVPHLRVENRVLPAGPTVTDVIANAAFYYGLVRSLAEESRPVWSRLPFETAAANFEAACRDGIDARLQWPRRGRLGGLVEVDAVSLVRDELLPLAEAGLDAWGVEPADRDLYLGVIDERCRRRVNGATWQVATFHRALETGLSREAALAATTRRYAELMHLGEPVHTWPVGTPEPAALG